A single Tenacibaculum sp. 190524A02b DNA region contains:
- a CDS encoding succinylglutamate desuccinylase/aspartoacylase family protein — translation MFNKAFKNEEVIIRGKKITLGESRLIKIPVDRLPTGTLIEIPVYVFNGKEVGPTVLLQGGLHGDETNSIELVRRMLIDKRYKIQRGCVIVVPLLNVFGFLNLSRDMHGKDVNRSFPGSKSGSLAGRMAFYLMKEITKNVDFAIDYHTGGAQRSNFPQIRFTPEDANGFELANIFNAPIMFGSKLIRKSFRNECFKNNIPVIVYEGGESLRLDENAIQQGIDGTLRVLKHFNMILDSVEISNQKNSIYIQKRRWIRAKVAGLFTPRVTNGASIKKGEVLGQIMDTYGETNFSIKSPINGYVIAKNNFPVINMGDALFHVGTT, via the coding sequence ATGTTCAACAAAGCGTTCAAAAACGAAGAGGTAATAATACGAGGTAAAAAAATTACTCTTGGAGAATCACGATTAATTAAAATTCCTGTAGATAGACTGCCCACCGGAACACTTATTGAAATACCTGTTTATGTTTTCAATGGAAAAGAAGTTGGCCCAACAGTATTATTGCAAGGAGGTTTACATGGCGATGAAACTAATAGTATTGAATTAGTGAGAAGAATGCTTATTGATAAAAGGTATAAAATTCAAAGAGGATGTGTAATTGTTGTTCCTTTATTAAATGTTTTTGGTTTTCTGAACCTATCTCGAGATATGCATGGTAAGGATGTAAATAGAAGTTTTCCTGGCTCAAAATCTGGTTCTTTAGCTGGACGAATGGCCTTTTATTTAATGAAAGAAATTACTAAAAATGTAGATTTTGCTATTGACTATCATACAGGTGGCGCACAAAGAAGTAACTTTCCTCAAATACGATTCACTCCTGAAGATGCTAATGGCTTTGAACTTGCCAATATATTTAATGCTCCAATTATGTTTGGCTCTAAACTAATTCGTAAATCATTTAGAAATGAATGCTTTAAAAACAACATCCCTGTTATTGTTTATGAAGGTGGAGAATCTTTACGTTTAGATGAAAATGCCATACAACAAGGAATAGATGGTACCTTACGGGTTTTAAAACATTTTAATATGATTTTAGATTCGGTAGAAATTTCAAATCAAAAAAACTCTATTTATATTCAAAAAAGAAGATGGATACGTGCTAAAGTTGCTGGACTATTTACTCCAAGAGTTACCAATGGTGCCTCTATAAAAAAAGGAGAAGTACTTGGACAAATAATGGACACTTATGGAGAAACTAACTTTTCTATAAAATCGCCTATAAATGGATACGTAATCGCTAAAAATAACTTTCCAGTTATCAATATGGGAGACGCTTTATTCCATGTTGGGACTACATAA
- a CDS encoding RimK family alpha-L-glutamate ligase: MNIFILSVSEHIYSTKRIYEEAIKRGHEVSIINHTKCSIKLSRGKRQIIYEGENIIDEPDIIIPRIGASVTKHGAAVVKEFEMNNVFSTARSLGILRAQNKLRTLQIMNRKNIPIPDTVFSANTENISEQIQLLGGVPVIIKLQEGTHGMGVILAETEKSAKSIIDTLYSMNTSFLLQEFIKESNSEDIRAFVVGDNVISSMKRKGLENDFRSNIHRGGSGSKVNLTSKEQDMAIKAAHYLGLPVCGVDLIRSKRGALLIEVNSTPGLQGIEAFTKINVAEGIIKYLEKKCSTKRSKTKR, from the coding sequence ATGAATATTTTTATTCTTTCGGTTAGTGAACATATTTATTCTACTAAACGAATTTATGAGGAAGCCATTAAAAGAGGACATGAAGTTAGTATCATTAATCATACTAAGTGTTCTATAAAGCTAAGTAGAGGAAAAAGACAAATAATTTATGAAGGTGAAAATATAATTGATGAACCTGATATAATTATTCCTAGAATTGGTGCTTCAGTTACCAAACATGGTGCTGCTGTTGTAAAAGAGTTTGAAATGAATAATGTGTTTAGCACCGCTAGATCTTTAGGTATTCTTAGAGCACAAAATAAACTCAGAACTCTTCAAATTATGAATAGGAAAAATATTCCTATTCCTGATACTGTTTTCTCTGCTAATACTGAAAACATAAGTGAACAAATTCAATTATTAGGCGGTGTACCTGTTATTATAAAGTTACAAGAAGGTACTCATGGTATGGGTGTTATTTTAGCTGAAACAGAAAAATCAGCCAAATCAATTATTGATACACTCTATAGTATGAATACTAGTTTTTTACTTCAAGAGTTTATTAAAGAAAGTAATAGTGAAGATATTAGAGCTTTTGTTGTTGGTGACAACGTTATATCTTCTATGAAACGTAAAGGACTGGAGAATGATTTTAGATCCAATATACATAGAGGAGGTAGTGGTTCTAAAGTTAATCTAACCTCAAAAGAGCAAGACATGGCTATTAAAGCAGCACATTATTTAGGGTTACCTGTTTGCGGAGTAGACTTGATACGCTCGAAAAGAGGTGCTCTTCTAATAGAAGTAAACTCAACTCCAGGATTACAAGGAATTGAAGCCTTTACTAAAATTAATGTTGCAGAAGGAATTATAAAATATTTAGAGAAAAAATGTTCAACAAAGCGTTCAAAAACGAAGAGGTAA
- the folB gene encoding dihydroneopterin aldolase, whose product MGIIRVNNIRLYTNHGCLEEEAKIGSEYKVDIEVKADLQKSAKTDELKDTVDYVHLNKIVKEEMAIRSKLLEHVAKRIIDRIFDEIPMVDEAEVSVAKINPPIGGNVQEVVIILKDVRKS is encoded by the coding sequence TTGGGAATTATACGTGTAAATAACATCCGGTTATATACTAACCATGGGTGTTTAGAAGAAGAAGCTAAAATAGGTTCAGAATATAAAGTAGATATAGAAGTAAAGGCGGACTTACAAAAATCTGCTAAAACTGATGAACTAAAAGATACGGTTGATTATGTACATCTAAATAAAATTGTAAAAGAAGAAATGGCAATACGTTCTAAGTTGTTAGAGCATGTAGCTAAACGAATTATAGATAGAATTTTTGACGAAATACCTATGGTGGATGAGGCTGAAGTAAGTGTTGCTAAGATAAATCCACCTATAGGAGGAAATGTACAAGAAGTGGTAATAATTTTAAAAGATGTGCGTAAAAGTTAA